In the Necator americanus strain Aroian chromosome X, whole genome shotgun sequence genome, tggagacggagatggttccgctcatctctccctgcatcactgcaaacagccgcctccagaatgctgttttgtacgacgccatctgttgcaacgctccaccccttgcgccgccttcGCCATGCGATtagtcgaaaatcaattcggactgccccgataggcagtaatggacgctacgcgtgcaaggttGGCGCGCGCCAATAGAAGACATCGTACAAAAGAGCATTCAATggccggctgtttgcagtgatgcaaagagagacgagcggaactacccccatctccataatctacgaccccgtatagggatactccccctgaaatccgtaccacctcagattcgtggtatactaCCTTTAAGGAAGTGGATCAAGTGTGGCGAAGTCGGTTAGTGGTCTATTGTAGCcacacagtcgatggttcgaaaccgcactagtgcaaaccaagcttttcagtccttggggtcgataaattggttcgggacttgtctgggaggataaaaacactgacttggtcatcGACTACCCCaacgaaagtcattgtataggccaaaaTGCGTTCcagaaacctcaacgattacgaattgcagtgaaacaCGTACGCGCATATTTCGTATTTCCGTGATTTAGACTCCAAGAAGGTATCTTTTCGGGAACTTTTTTATGGGAAGAACATTTTGAGCAgtctattagtttttttttttatgaaacatTAGTACAAGTCATAATCCCTACCATCGttccaaaaattttacaaGGATTTAACAACCTTacatttcgtctttttttctaaactactTTCTGACATACGAGTTTTACAAGATAGCGTGTCTTTAGAAATTTATGAAAGGTGTTCTAGTACTCATTCCAAGATGTTTTCCCTATTTAATTAACAAGTActtatattttcattgttcttctgTGTGTGCAGATGTAGATTGTTTTTACAGTAACTCAATCCAAAACTTTAGGTCACAAAGTCGCTCCACGATCTTCAGCTCCGTTCTGACTCCTCATCTACAGCATATGATGGTGGTCGCCAAATTCGTGCGCTATCAGCGAGTGGCCGTCCGACCGCTGTAACAAATGCTCTCATTCCTGGACAATCTTCTGAGCAAAACACCATGTAATGATTTGTCAGTGCGCGCAAcgtctcttttctctttctgtgCACACTGCAGATTGTCATATTCGTATttcttttgccttttttttggattctcagattttgttgtttatttttgttttgtttcgagCAGCATATAAGTGTTCAATGGCaatgttttttgttgctatttcCTATGCTCATTCACTGCACTCTGTGTCCATCCATTTGTTTGTCTCGTTGAATCAAATTCTATTGTCTCCTCATGCCGTCTCATTTattttgccgtttttttttgtcatgagGAGCACTTTCTTCCTTCACTGCTTTTgtgtcttatttatttctatatcagcgtagtgtagtggttagcAGTTTATCCGGTACACTCACTGCGCGGGTTCAACCCTCTTgtgtaattcttccatttctagTCTTTTGGCTTCTGCAGTCGATTTCTGCTTTATCTTCACTCTATTtgagattttcctttttttttcaaaaggcaCTCTGTATGTATTATATCAAAAAAGCTCTATGCGtcgattattttttcatccaaTGGGACAAACATGTTTCGGTTATTGCCTTTCTGAGGTGGaataaagagatttttttcttcaatttgctGCCTACTGCACatgtacaaaaacaaattttgtctTAACATAATTTTCAATCCTGAGATTTTGGAAGTGGAAAGTCTTAATAAGTACGCGTCAAAGCCATTGGGAATCGCTGCTAAATGACCGGAGAAGATTTTTGTGGAGATGAGGATCCAgatatttaaataatattttttgtggattaaACTAGGTGAAATTTCTAGTTGCATGGATGTAAGCATTACATTCTCAATAGAGCTATCAATCGTGCAGTTGTAAAGATAAATTGATTAAACTAATAAACTACCCTTGGTGCTCTTGATGGTTCTGATTTCTGGGTAATTGTTTCGTGCGTTCGATGTGCGTAATAAGTATAAACTGCATGGCGAGCCATAAAGGTGGAAAGAACCGCACGTCGGAATTTTCTCTGAACACTTTCTCGATAATTCAATCAATTACTTTCTCCATTTGAATACAAATATGTTTCTTCTATAGACTCGTTTTTATTGTTCTAACAATTTGCTGCGTTCATTAGCGGAAATATCGtaatttcgggaaaaaaagaaaaagatttcccATAGATAGAAAACTTATTTCTCCTAGCGTTTTCTTTCGTAACACGTTATTTTTCTAGGTTATACATATGTGCTCTGTGGTAtattttcaattgaaaatgatttttttgaaagattaagaaattaaaaaggaataaatagCTCGAAAAAGCAGAAggcaagaaagaagagaaatcaaaTTACAGAAACAATAGGAATGAAAACTACTAAAATATTCGGAGAaagatggaaattttttgtgGCTGACGCCCTCTATTTAATAACACATCCATATAATGTGGCCTTGTAACCTTCTATAACTTGTCCGATCAAAAATATATATGAAGAAAAGGGTCTGGAACTAATTCCTTGCAAAAATCAACacctttatattttatttgagaTTCATTAAGGAGATAGATGCCTTGAGGTTATGGGCGGAGCCAATCCTCAGCCGTTGCCTCGGTTGCACTCACATTATCAGCCTATCCTTTACCGTTAAGATTTACAAAAACTAAAGCATACGCTTTGATTTTCAGTATGTCACGCAAAGTTGCAATCATTTTTCCCACCGTATTTTTCAATTATCGTTTCCCATCGACTTTTGTCCCTTATTTCTCgatgagaaatgaaaacacaATGTCtcttatcatttattattcatcTGCCTTTTCTACCATAATCTTACTGAAATTTATGTGAGAACAACCCATGTACCattttaattccttttttttcaaacaaatactGCAACATCATAAGCGATTATATTTCCTTTACGTTCTCTCAAATGACTCAATCAAACATTACACCATATTAACTGGAATtgttatggaaaaaaacaatagaataaTGGAGCAAAGCTCTAAACATTAAATGTCTGTTTTATTAGACTTCATAGAATATAGAAACGCGTAAAAATACGCGAAGTATTCCGAGAATTTTCTCGTAATTCCATGCGAACGAATGCATATTAATAGAATTTGTTATCAGAATTCGTTTTGTAGCTTTACTGACGTAGTTACACCTCACCACTATTTCGAGGACGTCTGAGCTATCTCCTACTGTAATTTCCGTGGATACAGATGTTAATTTTTAGAATGTTAATTTGTTATTGATATTCTATTACggatttcttctttacttcCCATTCACTTTATGAATAACATGAATTAATAGTGAGTAAACTACTCGTTATTATAATAGAAGTGaaatatcacgtcagatttttgttcattgttaCTTACGTTCAGAAGTCTTCGTGTTATTTTTTCAGGATCATTTcacgtagtaaaaaaaagttctgttttttccCCAAGATTTATTCACTCGAAAAACCTTAGaggttgtttgttttcaaagcaaaaactCAAAGTCACAAACCGAGCATGATCAGAAATCAAGCATGTTTTGATTGAGTTACGAGCATCTTCCAATTAGTGATCCTATTTTTCATCTCTCACATACGTCCCAcccataaattattttattttagagtAGGCGCGCAAACAAAgtcaattatttcaaatgttatttttttcaaattgcttCTTCTATATCCTACATGCTGTTGGAATTAAATGTGATGAATTTCATATGTCCAAACATTATATTCGTTCTCTACTTAAATTAGgatttgcagttttttctttcgacatatcaactttattttatttctcttctataattgaaaaaaagccataaatctaattctaaaattcctaatttttcttgaagttctAACTTCACAGAAATTCTACcctaatagtaataaataatgcgTTCATAATTATGAGTTCACAGCAGGACAACTGCTGATCCGATGACTTTATTTATAGATTTCCTAAATTAGACTGCTATTCgaaatttaattgaatttaaaacaattaaataagTATTTATCAACTGGTAACTGTTCTAATGAACTATTGCATGCTTTGCTTGTTTACTATtactacttgtttttttttctcgaaaaaactGTAGTGAAAGACAAATAATACTCTGAATCTCACATCGGAATGAGGtttgaattaaaattgaacTTGCTATTTGCGAAAATATCAccagaattcaaaaattataatGACGTAGACTTGTGTTTCTGAACATAACCGTAAAAAAATGCCATAGAAGTACAATCTTAGTAAATTCAAATAGTACAATTTTATTTGATAGTATCTACGTTTTTTCCAGGACAATCTAGATGAAGCTTTAAAAAGAACGGTGTGTTTGCATACAAGATCCCATACATGTTAActcaaagatttcttttcctgGAAGAATCATAGACTCTGTTCTGATTTATCTTTTGACTTTATTttaacttgtttttcttttcataatccTAAATCGAGTTAACGTTAGGAGTATCTGAATGTTCCGACTTTCTGTCAATCACAAATTAAAACTATTATATACCCGTCCCGAGAAAACGTGTACGCCACTATTTCACGGTGATTTTGATTCCATTCGAAAGAGCTAATCCTGGAATATTTTCTGACATCTCTGAAGGAAGACTTCAACACTGGAACATAGGAAACAGCATATTCTTTCTAAGAAATATAGGACAATGATTGATCATGAATGTTGCAGTGTTCaaatggagattttttttttgttcttcgtgTATTTCTAAGTTTTGACGTCAGAGCGGGAAATAAACACGAGTTATAGTCGGCGTAAAATGTGTTGTAACAATACAACGCGATGCATCTTCGATGAAGGTGGGCACAGTAGTACATGAATAGGTGTATATTGTCTAAGAAAAGTgcttttccattagttttgttttttttttatcttttaaaatCACTTCTAAGATAATAATTTCTAAGGATTTAACttctttcacaattttttgtgtaattatgCACGATTCCTACCATTCAGAGTGGTAATATGTACgaagagaatattttttccttggtTCAGAGGCTCCCTTGATTCCCGAGCATTTCCTCTAAGCTTTCAGTTTGCATTAGTTGGATTTctgtccaattttttcttgtgttacTGTACATATTTAGTCCTCCCCAAAAGCagattttaggattttattAATGATAACCATACATAATTacttaaaaaatggaaaagaaattgaatccGTACAAACTAAGATTTTAATGGCATCCAATCGGCAAAACAAACGAGGCAACTGATGGAAAAGGACTTTGTTAAGACTATATAAATATCGCCCATGTTCGAACTGTCTtcgaatctcggcatgttgaaacgtagttttaaattgattttcctgagctgtagccaagagtgttattgatttattaatttttttttctttattaaactacggttaacgtttcggcgctattgccttcgtcagagcctggaaaaatcaaagccattagtgatttatcctctcaagcgcctcatcaccttacagaaagcatccagaCGATATGCAAattcaaacagcaacacattggttAGTGCTTACCTCGTTAGCTAGTCCTGGTAACGCAACATACCATCACGTACCACtactatgagtcacaagggttttatatagggacctcacggaacgtagatcaaaacccgcacaggtcttgatatggggataactcgtttgtgatagcaatgcactcatccttcttgttcatttttggacttttggcggttatccaaaaggcctcttgtgttctgcgtgctgtgatctcggactcgcaGGATAATATGcaaacttctacctctacttcggagtttggatggtacattctacggtgtgcaagtggggtgaaggttttagattttacgaatccatctagatgctccttgaccctaatacacagaggacgtcccgtttcccctatatattCGTCActgcacaacctgcacgtgatacgatacaactactcctgataccatgcaatcaccctctttgccatacgggcaaaccacgcagttGGGAGCTGTGCAGAGCcgatcatacgcacgattacgcaCCAGCTGACTCTTGAGGTTCGCTGGagatatttccacaaccctcacgtcattctctaGACcagcttttcgtagacagccccgtaccgctctgctcatatcaccAGATgtataaggtaaacagaaagggatcttttctgggctatccactacgttggatctACGAGAGGGATGTCGTGCTTGccgggtagc is a window encoding:
- a CDS encoding hypothetical protein (NECATOR_CHRX.G21851.T2), whose protein sequence is MHKSAQLNGKHSKCPYCHGNAECGKCKVTKSLHDLQLRSDSSSTAYDGGRQIRALSASGRPTAVTNALIPGQSSEQNTM